One region of Juglans microcarpa x Juglans regia isolate MS1-56 chromosome 7S, Jm3101_v1.0, whole genome shotgun sequence genomic DNA includes:
- the LOC121241341 gene encoding 30S ribosomal protein 2, chloroplastic, with product MASLSFLQLSPPNLLQNTPKSLIVPPKLHSHSPNPTSLQNLPRLTYSPIFLTHKRFRALLFAVVEDTQTPLASLDPSSEAAMRLYIGNIPRTLDNAELTRIVEEHGAVEKAEVMYDKYSGRSRRFAFVTAKTVEDANAIIEKLNGTEIGGREIKVNITEKPLQTVDFSLFQAEESQFVDSPHKVYVGNLAKTVTTEMLKSFFSEKGKVLSAKVSRVPGTSKSSGFGFVSFSSEEDVEAAISSLNNTLLEGQRIRVNKA from the exons ATGGCTTCACTCTCTTTCCTACAGCTCTCGCCTCCCAATCTCCTCCAAAACACTCCGAAATCCCTCATAGTCCCACCAAAGCTCCATTCCCACTCTCCCAATCCGACCAGTCTCCAAAACCTTCCCAGGCTCACCTATTCACCTATCTTTCTCACACACAAACGCTTCCGAGCGCTACTCTTCGCTGTAGTGGAGGATACCCAGACCCCGCTTGCTTCCCTTGACCCATCCTCGGAGGCCGCCATGAGGCTGTATATAGGCAACATTCCGAGGACCTTGGATAACGCAGAGCTCACCCGGATTGTCGAAGAGCACGGTGCTGTGGAGAAAGCTGAG GTGATGTATGACAAGTACTCTGGAAGGAGCCGTCGATTCGCGTTTGTTACCGCTAAGACAGTTGAGGATGCAAATGCAATAATTGAGAAACTGAATGGAACT GAAATTGGAGGACGTGAGATCAAAGTAAACATAACAGAAAAGCCTTTGCAGACGGTAGATTTTTCCCTTTTCCAGGCAGAGGAATCCCAATTTGTTGACAGCCCCCACAAGGTGTACGTAGGAAATCTTGCAAAGACAGTAACCACGGAGATGCTCAAAAGCTTCTTTTCTGAGAAGGGAAAGGTTCTTAGTGCAAAGGTTTCGCGGGTCCCTGGGACCTCAAAATCCAGTGGGTTTGGGTTTGTTTCATTTTCCTCAGAGGAGGATGTGGAAGCTGCTATCTCGTCTTTGAACAACACG TTGTTGGAAGGGCAACGAATTCGTGTAAACAAGGCATAA
- the LOC121241355 gene encoding 60S ribosomal protein L6-like — protein sequence MAPRQRTPKVSRNPDLVRGIGKYSRSKMYHKRGLWAIKAKNGGVFPRHGAKPKAALPAEKPPKFYPADDVKKPLFNKRKPNTTKLRASITPGTVLIILAGRFMGKRVVFLKQLPTGLLLVTGPFKINGVPLRRVNQSYVIASSTKVDISGVNLDKFDDKYFAKEVQKKKNKGEGQFFESEKEEKNALPQEKKDDQKAVDAPLIKSIEGIAELKNYLAARFSLKAGMKPHELKF from the exons ATGGCGCCGAGGCAGAGAACCCCGAAGGTGAGCAGGAACCCTGATCTGGTTCGTGGTATCGGCAAATACTCGAGGTCGAAGATGTACCACAAGAGGGGCCTCTGGGCCATCAAGGCCAAAAACGGTGGCGTTTTTCCTCGCCATGGCGCCAAACCCAAGGCAGCCCTTCCCGCCGAGAAGCCCCCCAAGTTCTATCCTGCGGATGATGTCAAGAAGCCCCTCTTCAACAAGCGGAAACCCAATACCACTAAGCTCAG GGCTAGTATTACTCCGGGTACCGTGCTAATCATACTTGCTGGGAGGTTCATGGGAAAGAGAGTTGTTTTCCTGAAGCAGCTTCCAACTGGATTGCTTTTGGTCACGG GACCCTTCAAGATTAATGGTGTTCCTCTGAGGCGTGTGAATCAGTCTTATGTGATTGCTTCTTCAACAAAGGTTGACATCTCTGGAGTTAACCTGGACAAGTTTGATGACAAGTATTTTGCAAAGGAAgttcagaagaagaaaaataagggAGAAGGCCAGTTTTTCGAGTCAGAGAAAGAG GAGAAAAATGCACTCCcacaagagaaaaaagatgaccAGAAAGCAGTTGATGCTCCATTGATAAAATCCATTGAgggaattgcagagttgaagaaCTACTTAGCTGCAAGGTTTTCTCTCAAAGCAGGCATGAAACCTCATGAGCTGAAATTCTAG